A window of the Cystobacter fuscus genome harbors these coding sequences:
- a CDS encoding ATP-binding protein: protein MLEALRAVGYSVQTALADLIDNSITAGARNVWLTFHWNGADSYITLRDDGRGMSEAELADAMRPGNRSPLDERAPHDLGRFGLGLKTASFSQARRLTVASIKAGETRAVRRWDLDYVGQTGEWRLLKTEERSSTPRLAVLDGPKQGTLVLWEQMDRIIGRVRKKGDAQAQSRFLALARAVGRHLGMVFHRYLEGDDDKPALRIYLNGSKADSLVRPWDPFCGSHVATYEFPKETLELHGARVQVTGYVLPHKDRMTEDEHEAAAGPGGWNGQQGFYIYRERRLLVAGGWLNLGYSNEEHYKLARLKVDIPNSTDADWDIDVKKSRARPPPELEERLRELAETVRKMAREVFVHRGARGKAPGTREIDDAWEPVTIRGRLGYRIRRDHPLVSFVMERQGSDPKPFQALLRLLEETVPVQRIWLDAAEKPEAHAAAFENEPPAKVAEVLEELFKSLLADGETVESARERLLTMRPFEQYPKTIQALGTKRR, encoded by the coding sequence ATGCTGGAGGCACTCCGGGCCGTGGGCTACAGCGTGCAGACGGCCCTGGCCGATCTCATCGACAACAGCATCACGGCGGGAGCACGAAACGTCTGGCTCACCTTCCACTGGAACGGGGCGGACTCGTACATCACGTTGAGGGATGACGGCCGGGGCATGTCCGAGGCGGAGCTCGCGGACGCCATGCGCCCCGGCAACCGCAGCCCCCTGGACGAGCGAGCGCCACATGATCTCGGCCGTTTCGGCCTCGGCCTCAAGACCGCCTCCTTCTCGCAGGCCCGCCGCCTCACGGTGGCCAGCATCAAGGCGGGAGAGACGCGCGCGGTCCGCCGCTGGGATCTCGACTATGTGGGGCAGACCGGGGAGTGGCGCCTGCTGAAAACGGAGGAGCGCAGCTCCACGCCACGCCTGGCCGTACTGGACGGACCGAAGCAGGGGACGCTCGTCCTCTGGGAGCAGATGGACCGCATCATCGGCCGGGTGCGCAAGAAGGGCGATGCACAGGCCCAGAGCCGGTTCCTCGCCCTCGCGCGAGCCGTGGGACGGCACCTGGGCATGGTCTTCCATCGCTACCTCGAGGGAGATGATGACAAGCCGGCCCTGCGCATCTACCTCAACGGAAGCAAGGCCGATTCGCTGGTGCGGCCGTGGGATCCCTTCTGTGGCTCGCACGTGGCCACGTACGAGTTTCCGAAGGAGACGCTCGAGCTTCATGGCGCACGCGTTCAGGTGACCGGCTACGTCCTGCCGCACAAGGATCGCATGACGGAGGACGAGCACGAGGCCGCCGCCGGGCCGGGCGGATGGAACGGCCAGCAGGGGTTCTACATCTACCGTGAGCGCCGGCTGCTCGTGGCTGGAGGCTGGCTCAACCTCGGGTATTCCAACGAGGAGCACTACAAGCTGGCCCGGTTGAAGGTGGACATCCCCAACTCCACGGATGCTGACTGGGACATCGACGTGAAGAAGTCCCGCGCCCGGCCTCCCCCCGAGCTGGAGGAGCGGCTGCGGGAACTCGCGGAGACGGTCCGCAAGATGGCTCGTGAGGTGTTCGTCCACAGGGGCGCGAGGGGAAAGGCACCGGGCACGCGTGAAATCGACGATGCCTGGGAACCGGTCACCATCCGGGGGCGGCTCGGCTATCGCATCCGCAGGGACCATCCCCTCGTGAGCTTCGTCATGGAGCGGCAGGGGAGCGACCCGAAGCCCTTCCAGGCGCTGCTCCGCCTCCTTGAGGAGACGGTGCCCGTCCAGCGCATCTGGCTCGATGCGGCCGAGAAGCCCGAGGCCCATGCGGCTGCCTTCGAGAACGAGCCGCCAGCGAAGGTCGCCGAGGTGCTCGAGGAGCTCTTCAAGTCCCTGCTCGCCGATGGTGAGACCGTGGAATCCGCCCGGGAGCGGCTCCTCACGATGCGCCCGTTCGAGCAGTACCCGAAAACCATCCAGGCCCTGGGAACGAAGCGACGCTGA
- a CDS encoding Z1 domain-containing protein produces the protein MNAEYDSAWTIAQVLIKGQVLQGIALTREVIAGKVDTALLMDPTLKNQVDRERLIADLESSFSVWMGSSATLENNEDHVAWLNGRKSGIEWKFWKRYQRLLQQKRWSSTSIDTLNELTDETLGRLEDPNRKGIWSRRGLVVGHVQSGKTANYTGLICKAADAGYKIIIVLAGIHKSLRSQTQIRLDEGFLGYESKDEAVEGSKRKHIGVGQIDPSISANTITTRADDGDFKVSVRRNFHISPEALRLPLLFVVKKNARVLENLNSWVERFAQKKIKVDGVERSVVADVPLLVIDDEADHASIDTRSQEFDEEGRPDPDHDPTSINRQIRKLLHLFEKNSYVGYTATPFANIFIHDAGRTDEHGEDLFPKSFITNLPASSDYVGPVRVFGLEPDSSLGLEERKPLGLIRHIEDHADSLEPDERGGWMPPIHKKDHKPRYKEKRALPPSLQQAVHAFILACAARRARGQTKEHNSMLIHVTRFTNVQNEVHEQVKSTLKKLRDQLELGEAAGITGAHEELRRLWEKDFVSTSGTIKDPALPELSWDDVSGHLKAAVGAIKVKQINGTAGDVLDYEDHKATGLSVIAVGGDKLARGLTLEGLSVSYFLRASRMYDTLMQMGRWFGYRPGYLDLCRLYMTEELDDWFQYVTKASEELRQEFDRMAAVGGTPADYGLRVRSHPTLLVTSPVKMRNGVELQLSFAGDIIETTLFDPRRRTLEHNRTTTIRFLEKLGPRPQGWTQSRPDRPEQWKHSYVWQDVPGTEVSMFLAALQVPEGPHKARGELLSEFINKQLQQKELTHWTVALIGRKDGEDGMPDTLAGLPITLTFRDVKNKERRELYGIRRLVNPRDETIDLDANTYARALELTKEGFQRDPGRTRRKQEPEEPSGPFIRHVRPKKRGVLLLYPLDPRPHYANRLLEAEVTPIGWAVSFPNSETAAKVTYRVNSVYQTQEYGGEL, from the coding sequence ATGAATGCCGAGTACGACAGCGCATGGACCATCGCGCAGGTCCTCATCAAGGGGCAGGTGTTGCAGGGAATCGCGCTCACCCGGGAGGTGATCGCGGGGAAGGTCGACACGGCCCTCCTGATGGATCCGACGCTCAAGAACCAGGTCGACCGCGAGCGACTCATCGCGGATCTCGAGTCTTCGTTCTCGGTGTGGATGGGCAGCTCGGCGACCCTCGAGAACAACGAGGACCATGTCGCCTGGCTGAACGGCCGCAAGTCGGGCATCGAGTGGAAGTTCTGGAAGCGGTATCAGCGTCTGCTCCAGCAGAAACGCTGGTCTTCCACGAGCATCGATACACTCAACGAGCTCACCGACGAAACACTGGGCCGGCTCGAGGACCCGAACCGCAAGGGCATCTGGAGCCGCCGGGGACTGGTCGTGGGACACGTACAGTCGGGCAAGACCGCCAACTACACGGGCCTCATCTGCAAGGCCGCCGATGCGGGGTACAAGATTATCATCGTGCTCGCGGGCATCCACAAGAGCCTGCGCAGCCAGACGCAGATCCGCCTCGACGAAGGATTCCTCGGGTACGAGAGCAAGGACGAGGCGGTCGAGGGCTCCAAGCGGAAGCACATCGGGGTCGGGCAGATCGACCCGAGCATCAGCGCGAATACCATCACGACGCGAGCCGATGACGGCGACTTCAAGGTGAGTGTCCGGCGCAATTTCCACATCAGCCCCGAGGCCCTGCGCCTGCCGCTGCTCTTCGTGGTCAAGAAGAACGCGCGCGTCCTGGAGAACCTCAACTCGTGGGTCGAGCGCTTCGCGCAGAAGAAGATCAAGGTGGATGGAGTGGAGCGGAGCGTGGTGGCGGACGTCCCGCTTCTCGTCATCGACGACGAGGCTGACCACGCCTCCATCGATACCCGATCCCAGGAGTTCGATGAGGAGGGCAGGCCGGACCCGGATCACGACCCCACCTCCATCAACCGGCAGATCCGGAAGCTGCTGCACCTCTTCGAGAAGAATTCCTACGTCGGTTACACGGCCACGCCCTTCGCGAACATCTTCATCCACGACGCGGGCAGGACGGACGAGCACGGGGAGGATCTGTTCCCCAAGAGCTTCATCACCAACCTGCCTGCCTCGTCTGACTACGTGGGCCCCGTGCGTGTCTTCGGACTCGAGCCGGATTCCTCGTTGGGCTTGGAGGAGCGCAAGCCGCTCGGGCTCATCCGCCATATCGAGGACCATGCGGATTCACTCGAGCCCGACGAACGGGGTGGGTGGATGCCTCCAATCCACAAGAAGGACCACAAGCCCCGCTACAAGGAGAAGCGCGCGCTTCCTCCATCACTCCAGCAAGCCGTGCACGCTTTCATCCTGGCCTGCGCCGCGCGTCGGGCCCGTGGACAGACCAAAGAGCACAACTCGATGCTCATCCACGTGACGCGCTTCACCAACGTGCAGAACGAGGTCCACGAGCAGGTCAAGAGCACGCTCAAGAAGCTGCGGGACCAGCTGGAGCTGGGAGAGGCCGCCGGCATCACGGGCGCACACGAGGAGCTCCGCCGCCTCTGGGAGAAGGACTTCGTTTCCACCTCCGGGACCATCAAGGACCCGGCGCTGCCAGAGCTGTCCTGGGACGATGTCTCCGGGCACCTCAAGGCTGCGGTCGGCGCCATCAAGGTCAAGCAGATCAACGGCACCGCTGGCGACGTGCTCGACTACGAGGATCACAAAGCCACGGGGTTGAGTGTCATTGCCGTGGGCGGTGACAAGCTCGCGCGAGGTCTGACACTCGAGGGGTTGTCCGTGAGCTACTTCCTCCGGGCCTCGCGGATGTACGACACCCTCATGCAGATGGGACGTTGGTTCGGCTACAGGCCTGGTTACCTGGACCTCTGCCGGCTGTACATGACCGAGGAACTCGACGACTGGTTCCAGTACGTGACGAAGGCCAGCGAGGAGCTGCGGCAGGAGTTCGACAGGATGGCCGCCGTGGGCGGCACACCCGCGGATTACGGCTTGCGGGTCCGCTCGCATCCGACGCTGCTGGTGACCTCTCCCGTCAAGATGAGGAACGGGGTGGAGCTCCAGCTCTCCTTCGCCGGGGACATCATCGAGACGACGCTCTTCGACCCACGCAGGCGAACGCTGGAGCACAACCGTACCACCACGATCCGGTTCCTCGAGAAGCTGGGGCCCAGGCCCCAGGGGTGGACGCAGTCCCGACCGGATCGGCCGGAGCAGTGGAAGCATTCGTATGTCTGGCAGGACGTGCCGGGGACGGAGGTCTCGATGTTTCTCGCCGCGCTCCAGGTTCCCGAGGGTCCGCACAAAGCGAGGGGAGAGCTACTCTCCGAGTTCATCAACAAGCAGCTCCAGCAGAAGGAGCTGACGCACTGGACGGTCGCCCTCATCGGTCGAAAGGACGGGGAGGATGGGATGCCGGACACGTTGGCCGGACTGCCCATCACGCTCACGTTCCGTGACGTCAAGAACAAGGAGCGGAGGGAGTTGTACGGCATCCGCCGATTGGTCAATCCCAGGGACGAGACCATCGACCTCGATGCGAACACGTACGCCCGGGCGCTCGAACTCACGAAGGAGGGCTTCCAGCGTGATCCGGGGCGAACACGCCGAAAGCAGGAGCCCGAGGAGCCCAGCGGTCCCTTCATCCGGCACGTCCGACCGAAGAAGCGGGGCGTCCTCCTTCTCTACCCTCTCGATCCCCGCCCGCACTACGCGAATCGTCTGCTCGAAGCGGAGGTGACACCCATTGGATGGGCGGTCAGCTTCCCGAACTCGGAGACAGCGGCGAAGGTGACCTATCGGGTCAACAGTGTCTACCAGACCCAGGAATACGGGGGTGAGCTGTGA
- a CDS encoding AIPR family protein — MSGNPSPELLEFARRFHAEIVSLARGEQASGAGGAQFAEFKENAFTDRVMEIISEAGAIEDGHTCYFRKEVGNRQLKVNGYSVSEDEEQLDIVTSIYRDDVEPVVLRMTEVQQVIQRALNFVQLASTSLSDKMEQAHPAHDMADRVRGLFTSGSLERVNVIVLTDCIVREHKQQKPLKLGKHAHIEVRADIWDIERLHRSLSSGRAREAIEIDFVEEFGRSIPCLPVPISEGEYGAYLAVVPGDVLHRLYDDYGERLLELNVRSFLQARGKINRGIRDTLLKEPQLFFAYNNGLTVVAEEVETELLPDGTTGLSRVKGLQIVNGGQTTASIHRAGKKDQADMSRVYVQMKLSQVRAELLETLVPRISLYANSQNKVNEADFSANDPYHQKMESLSRTIWAPGEQSRWFYERARGQYLVARAKAASPAQQRQFDSIHPMSQMFTKTDLAVYEHSWGQLPHLVSKGAQKNFVQFTLRFKEQQPDFLPDEGHFHELVAKALIFRKTQALAKEARVGAYRANIVTYSVAYLAARVGDRLDLAAIWRAQKLPTRVEDALAGLLGPIEAAIKSTADGRNVTEWCKKEECWKAIKAMDIPLPAELEVPATPATRASKKVALPEIRENLRKAAVPELASALNKALSGVAQAEDGGDSDSIADALVGVLSPAGLEVINKVPMGGALWVVGGMDLTPFMKEVRRHGMRAEFREAGGKATGQRPAWFIEC, encoded by the coding sequence GTGAGCGGGAACCCGAGTCCGGAGCTGCTCGAGTTCGCTCGCCGGTTCCACGCGGAAATCGTCTCGCTCGCCAGGGGAGAGCAGGCGAGTGGCGCTGGCGGTGCCCAGTTCGCGGAGTTCAAGGAGAATGCCTTCACCGATCGGGTGATGGAGATCATCTCGGAGGCGGGTGCCATCGAGGATGGGCACACCTGCTACTTCCGGAAGGAGGTTGGCAATCGCCAGCTCAAGGTCAACGGCTACAGCGTGAGCGAGGACGAGGAGCAGCTCGACATCGTCACGAGCATCTACAGGGATGATGTTGAACCCGTGGTGCTGCGCATGACGGAGGTGCAACAGGTCATCCAGCGTGCCCTGAACTTCGTGCAGCTGGCCTCGACGAGCCTGTCGGACAAGATGGAACAGGCCCATCCCGCGCATGACATGGCGGATCGCGTCCGGGGGCTGTTCACCAGCGGGAGCCTGGAGCGGGTGAATGTCATCGTGCTCACCGACTGCATCGTGCGTGAGCACAAGCAGCAGAAGCCGCTCAAGCTCGGAAAGCACGCACACATCGAGGTGCGTGCGGACATCTGGGACATCGAGCGCCTGCACCGGAGCTTGAGCTCGGGGCGCGCCCGCGAGGCCATCGAAATCGATTTCGTGGAGGAGTTCGGACGCTCCATTCCCTGTTTGCCGGTGCCGATCTCCGAGGGCGAATACGGGGCCTATCTGGCGGTGGTGCCCGGGGATGTGCTCCACAGGCTCTACGACGACTACGGTGAGCGGCTCCTCGAGCTCAACGTGCGTTCGTTCCTCCAGGCTCGCGGGAAGATCAACCGGGGAATCCGAGACACGTTGCTCAAGGAGCCGCAGCTCTTCTTCGCCTACAACAACGGCCTGACTGTCGTGGCGGAGGAGGTGGAGACGGAGCTCCTTCCAGATGGGACCACGGGCCTGTCCCGGGTGAAGGGGCTGCAGATCGTCAACGGGGGTCAGACGACCGCGTCCATCCACCGCGCGGGCAAGAAGGACCAGGCGGACATGTCGCGGGTCTATGTGCAGATGAAGCTCTCGCAGGTCCGCGCGGAGCTTCTCGAGACGCTCGTCCCGCGCATCTCCCTGTACGCGAACAGTCAGAACAAGGTGAACGAGGCGGACTTCTCCGCGAACGATCCGTACCATCAGAAGATGGAGAGCCTCTCGCGCACCATCTGGGCTCCGGGAGAACAGAGTCGCTGGTTCTACGAGCGGGCACGGGGTCAGTACCTGGTGGCCCGCGCGAAGGCCGCCAGCCCCGCGCAGCAGCGCCAGTTCGACAGCATCCACCCCATGTCACAGATGTTCACCAAGACGGACCTCGCTGTCTACGAGCACAGCTGGGGCCAGCTGCCGCATCTGGTCAGCAAGGGCGCGCAGAAGAACTTCGTGCAGTTCACGCTCCGGTTCAAGGAGCAGCAGCCCGACTTCCTCCCCGACGAAGGCCACTTCCACGAGCTCGTGGCGAAGGCGCTCATCTTCCGCAAGACCCAGGCGCTCGCGAAGGAGGCCAGGGTCGGAGCTTACAGGGCGAACATCGTCACCTATTCCGTTGCGTACCTCGCCGCCCGTGTTGGTGACCGGTTGGACCTCGCTGCCATCTGGCGAGCGCAGAAGCTGCCCACTCGGGTCGAGGACGCCCTGGCCGGGCTCCTCGGCCCCATCGAGGCGGCCATCAAGAGCACCGCCGACGGACGCAACGTCACCGAGTGGTGCAAGAAGGAGGAGTGCTGGAAGGCCATTAAGGCCATGGACATTCCGCTTCCCGCCGAGCTGGAGGTACCTGCCACTCCGGCGACGCGTGCCAGCAAGAAGGTGGCTCTGCCCGAGATACGGGAGAACCTTCGCAAGGCCGCAGTGCCGGAGCTCGCCAGCGCTCTGAACAAGGCGTTGAGTGGTGTAGCCCAGGCAGAGGACGGTGGTGACTCGGATTCGATCGCGGACGCGCTCGTCGGCGTGCTGTCACCGGCGGGGCTCGAGGTCATCAACAAGGTGCCGATGGGTGGAGCACTCTGGGTGGTGGGCGGAATGGATCTCACTCCGTTCATGAAGGAGGTCCGTCGACATGGCATGCGCGCCGAGTTCCGGGAGGCCGGCGGAAAGGCCACCGGGCAGCGGCCCGCATGGTTCATCGAGTGTTGA
- a CDS encoding AAA family ATPase, with amino-acid sequence MLVPCVPMLVVHRAARHPAAPEQAESRCFPAAVLFADVSGFTPLTERLAQRGSAGAEELSRLLEQLFGPLVEVVTAHGGEILHFPGDALLASWPGREGEGALAEAVLRAAECGLALQRAMREPLMRELSLALRVAVGAGLVQAVVVGGVSGRWQVLVRGEPFVQLREAGSAAVPGEVVVSAAAWRCAGADLVGEATSLGGARVKSVRAPAPRALCPPELPEGADAALWPFVSRVLRATLEVGAGWLAELRRATVLFLRLDGLAEEASNALLPWLSDAVRAMQEAVYGLGGSVNQLLVDDKGLVLVAAFGLPTCAHEDDAARAVKAALQAHTALRRQGATAAIGIATGRVCCGLRGGATRYEYALMGRTVNLAARLMQEARDGILFDEATAQAVGERLLVERLPPVRVKGVAEPVPLFRPGGLAQPRAPRADPHALVGRAAERALLDEALEGFARGQGGVHVLEGEAGVGKSSLLTHVARGARARGLRVLSGVADEAENATVYYAWRAVFTAWLGLPPATSAEDRRAALWARLAGDPEAEALAPLLNPVLRLDLPDTERTTHLRDQTRADAKLSLMVRLLRETGPAVLLLEDGQWLDSSSWELLRRVARDLPGWLLVLSTRPLADNPPPALEFLLRLPSTRRVVLSAMADEDILALVCARLGVTRLQEEVAAFILAKAEGHPFYSEELAYTLRDNGLLLMEHGECRLAPAAQELDTLGLPSTLEGLITSRIDRLTTVQQLTLKAASVIGRTFGSRLLGDVHPLPDERERLTAHLSRLRAQDLALPVGNTSESLYLFKHAITQEVAYNLMLFSQRRRIHEAVARWYERMHTEELPLLYPRLAHHWLRANVRSKALEALEKAGEHALATYAPSEAVGFFSKALELEAEGPEREAPSRRARWERRLGRALRWLGRPEAGRHLCRALELLGHPVPEERGVLAMGTLLGAARQLLGRAGLVRSPRDDADREKWVEAAEACSDLGLLTYYELDMPRLGYFVFQLANFADRSGVASLRARAYASLTVLMGAVPAHGAARAYSRASLELASEAKDPHGQGLSRLSLSLYLMEAGRFAEAEETVKESIAGFTRLGNLRQADEAGLVLLNLHIVQGRLSEAAALAAALVASARRREDAQLAAWAGEDQGRVLWREGRVAEAAKQWETVERELDARAVTSLPGSLALAWLRQGHPERARALAETWAERMFRIPLTIPVLDGHSAMAETFLDLWLAARERNEREAPALERLARRFCEALERGVRACTAARPAACLVRGRLLLAEGRRRAARRRFEEAARSARELGMPWEAATAHRLLAGLDEADREWHLAESQRLTPG; translated from the coding sequence TTGCTCGTACCGTGCGTGCCGATGTTGGTGGTGCACCGCGCGGCGCGCCATCCCGCGGCGCCGGAGCAAGCCGAGTCCAGGTGTTTCCCCGCCGCCGTTCTGTTCGCGGACGTGTCCGGCTTCACCCCGCTCACCGAGCGCCTGGCCCAGCGAGGCTCGGCGGGCGCGGAGGAGTTGTCACGGCTGCTCGAGCAGCTCTTCGGCCCGCTGGTGGAGGTCGTCACCGCGCACGGCGGGGAGATCCTCCACTTTCCCGGGGATGCGCTGCTCGCGTCATGGCCCGGACGGGAGGGAGAGGGAGCGCTCGCGGAGGCCGTGCTCCGAGCCGCGGAGTGCGGGCTCGCGTTGCAGCGGGCGATGCGCGAGCCCCTCATGCGGGAGTTGTCGCTCGCCCTGCGGGTGGCGGTGGGGGCGGGCCTGGTCCAGGCGGTGGTGGTGGGAGGCGTCTCTGGACGATGGCAGGTGCTGGTGCGAGGCGAGCCCTTCGTGCAGCTCCGGGAGGCCGGGAGCGCCGCCGTGCCGGGCGAGGTGGTGGTCTCCGCGGCGGCCTGGCGGTGCGCGGGGGCGGACCTGGTGGGCGAGGCGACGTCCCTGGGCGGAGCGCGCGTGAAGTCGGTGCGGGCCCCCGCGCCTCGAGCGCTGTGCCCGCCGGAGCTGCCCGAGGGCGCGGACGCGGCGCTATGGCCCTTCGTCTCGCGGGTGCTGCGCGCGACGCTGGAGGTGGGCGCCGGGTGGCTCGCCGAGCTGCGCCGGGCGACGGTGCTCTTCCTGCGGCTGGACGGGCTCGCGGAAGAGGCCTCGAACGCGCTGCTGCCATGGCTGTCGGATGCCGTGCGCGCGATGCAGGAGGCCGTCTACGGCCTGGGCGGCAGCGTCAACCAGCTCCTGGTGGACGACAAGGGCCTGGTGCTGGTGGCGGCGTTCGGACTGCCCACGTGCGCGCACGAGGATGACGCGGCACGGGCGGTGAAGGCGGCGCTCCAGGCGCACACGGCGCTGCGGAGGCAGGGAGCAACGGCGGCCATCGGCATCGCCACCGGGCGGGTGTGCTGCGGGCTGCGGGGTGGCGCCACCCGATACGAATACGCGTTGATGGGCCGGACGGTGAACCTCGCCGCGCGGCTGATGCAGGAAGCCCGGGATGGCATCCTGTTCGACGAGGCCACGGCCCAGGCGGTGGGCGAGCGCCTCCTCGTCGAACGTCTGCCCCCGGTGCGAGTCAAGGGCGTGGCGGAGCCGGTGCCCCTCTTCCGTCCCGGCGGCCTCGCGCAACCGCGCGCTCCCCGCGCGGATCCCCACGCCCTGGTGGGCCGCGCCGCGGAACGCGCGCTCCTCGACGAGGCGCTGGAGGGCTTCGCCCGGGGCCAGGGGGGCGTGCACGTCCTGGAGGGAGAGGCGGGCGTGGGGAAGTCCAGCCTGCTCACGCACGTGGCGCGCGGTGCCCGGGCACGTGGGCTGCGGGTGCTGTCCGGCGTGGCGGACGAGGCGGAGAACGCCACCGTCTACTACGCCTGGCGCGCCGTCTTCACCGCGTGGCTCGGCCTCCCTCCCGCCACGTCCGCCGAGGACCGGCGCGCGGCGCTGTGGGCCCGGCTGGCCGGGGATCCCGAGGCGGAGGCGTTGGCGCCGCTGCTCAACCCCGTCTTGCGGTTGGATCTGCCGGACACGGAGCGCACCACCCACCTGCGCGATCAGACGCGCGCGGACGCCAAGTTGTCGTTGATGGTGCGGCTGCTGCGCGAGACGGGTCCCGCGGTGCTGCTGCTCGAGGACGGCCAGTGGTTGGACTCGTCCTCGTGGGAGCTGCTCCGGCGGGTGGCGCGCGATCTGCCCGGCTGGTTGTTGGTGTTGTCCACGCGGCCGCTCGCGGACAACCCGCCGCCCGCCCTGGAGTTCCTCCTTCGGCTGCCCTCCACCCGCCGCGTGGTGCTGTCGGCGATGGCGGACGAGGACATCCTCGCGCTGGTGTGCGCGCGACTCGGCGTGACGCGGCTCCAGGAGGAGGTAGCGGCCTTCATCCTGGCGAAGGCCGAGGGCCACCCCTTCTACAGCGAGGAGCTGGCCTACACCCTGCGCGACAACGGGCTGCTGCTCATGGAGCACGGCGAGTGCCGGCTGGCCCCGGCGGCGCAGGAGCTGGACACGCTGGGTCTGCCCTCGACGCTGGAGGGCCTCATCACCAGCCGCATCGATCGGCTGACGACGGTGCAGCAGCTCACCCTGAAGGCGGCGAGCGTCATCGGCCGCACCTTCGGCAGCCGGCTGCTCGGGGACGTGCACCCCCTGCCCGATGAGCGCGAGCGGCTGACGGCGCACCTGTCGCGCCTGCGGGCGCAGGATCTGGCACTGCCGGTGGGCAACACCTCCGAGTCGCTCTACCTCTTCAAGCACGCCATCACCCAGGAGGTCGCCTACAACCTGATGCTCTTCTCGCAGCGGCGGCGGATCCACGAGGCGGTGGCGCGCTGGTACGAGCGCATGCACACGGAGGAGCTGCCGCTGCTCTACCCGCGGCTGGCCCACCACTGGCTGCGCGCGAACGTGCGCTCCAAGGCGCTGGAGGCGTTGGAGAAGGCGGGAGAGCACGCGCTGGCGACGTACGCGCCGAGCGAGGCGGTGGGCTTCTTCTCGAAGGCGCTGGAGCTGGAGGCGGAAGGGCCGGAGCGGGAGGCGCCCTCGCGGCGCGCGCGTTGGGAGCGAAGGCTGGGACGCGCGTTGCGGTGGTTGGGCCGGCCCGAGGCGGGGCGGCACCTGTGCCGCGCGCTGGAACTGTTGGGCCACCCGGTGCCCGAGGAGCGCGGGGTGCTGGCCATGGGGACACTGCTCGGGGCGGCGCGGCAACTCCTGGGGAGGGCGGGCCTCGTGCGCTCGCCGCGAGATGACGCGGACCGGGAGAAGTGGGTGGAGGCGGCGGAGGCGTGCTCGGACCTGGGGCTGCTGACGTACTACGAGCTGGACATGCCGCGGCTGGGCTACTTCGTGTTCCAACTGGCCAACTTCGCCGATCGCTCCGGCGTGGCGAGCCTCCGGGCGAGGGCCTACGCGTCGTTGACGGTGTTGATGGGCGCGGTGCCGGCACACGGCGCGGCCAGGGCCTACAGCCGGGCCAGCCTGGAGCTCGCGAGCGAGGCGAAGGATCCCCACGGACAGGGGCTCTCCAGGCTGTCGCTGTCGCTCTACCTGATGGAGGCGGGCCGCTTCGCCGAGGCGGAGGAGACGGTGAAGGAGAGCATCGCGGGCTTCACCCGCCTGGGCAACCTGCGCCAGGCCGATGAGGCGGGCCTGGTCCTGCTCAACCTGCACATCGTCCAGGGACGGCTGAGCGAGGCGGCGGCGCTGGCGGCGGCGCTGGTGGCCTCGGCCCGCCGGCGCGAGGACGCGCAACTGGCGGCGTGGGCGGGGGAGGATCAGGGGCGCGTGCTGTGGCGCGAGGGGCGAGTCGCCGAGGCCGCGAAGCAATGGGAGACGGTGGAGCGGGAGCTGGATGCGCGCGCCGTGACGTCCCTTCCGGGCTCACTGGCGTTGGCGTGGCTGCGACAGGGCCACCCCGAGCGGGCACGTGCCCTCGCCGAGACCTGGGCGGAGCGGATGTTCCGCATCCCGCTCACCATCCCGGTGTTGGATGGGCACAGCGCCATGGCGGAGACGTTCCTCGATTTGTGGCTCGCGGCGCGGGAGCGAAACGAACGGGAGGCCCCGGCGCTGGAGCGACTCGCCCGGCGCTTCTGCGAGGCGCTGGAGCGGGGAGTCCGGGCGTGCACGGCCGCGCGGCCGGCGGCGTGCCTGGTCCGGGGCCGGCTGCTGTTGGCGGAGGGGCGGCGCCGGGCCGCGCGGCGGAGGTTCGAGGAAGCCGCGCGCTCGGCCAGGGAGCTGGGCATGCCGTGGGAGGCGGCGACCGCGCACCGGCTGCTCGCCGGACTGGACGAGGCGGATCGTGAATGGCACCTCGCCGAGTCCCAGCGGCTCACGCCCGGGTAG
- a CDS encoding ACT domain-containing protein — MSGETNLGVLLKSMKPVLREGEFVFVTTRRSLLEVAPLEPLGLFHEEEGLTLILPREKAEAAGLPYTAVFRMLTLSVHSSLEAVGFLAAITNRMAARGISVNPVSAYFHDHLFVPATRAEESLALLVELARGDASPG, encoded by the coding sequence ATGTCCGGCGAGACGAACCTGGGCGTATTGCTGAAGTCGATGAAGCCGGTACTGCGGGAGGGTGAGTTCGTCTTCGTCACCACCCGGCGCTCCCTGCTCGAGGTCGCGCCCCTCGAGCCCCTCGGGCTCTTCCACGAGGAGGAGGGGCTCACCCTCATCCTCCCGCGAGAGAAGGCCGAGGCAGCCGGGCTCCCGTACACCGCCGTCTTCCGGATGCTGACCCTTTCCGTCCACTCCAGTCTCGAGGCCGTGGGCTTCCTCGCCGCCATCACGAATCGGATGGCGGCCCGGGGCATCAGCGTGAACCCCGTCTCGGCCTACTTCCACGATCACCTCTTCGTCCCCGCCACTCGGGCTGAGGAGTCCCTGGCGCTGCTCGTCGAGCTCGCTCGCGGCGACGCGTCCCCGGGCTGA